A region of Subtercola boreus DNA encodes the following proteins:
- the mtrB gene encoding MtrAB system histidine kinase MtrB — translation MTSADARLGRSRIGPFLAREWRAWPRQLRGAWRQSLQFRTIVITIALTTIALLGAGIYTSVSIGNDLFHSRLNQVLADSNQAAQAAQTIFDASDSTSETSVSTLLNSAQSKITSSSSSRLIAILTAPGNDQGTTSFLPFASPALNAKGLISDALKGEVTAGAGSQNQYWQSVSLPNSTGGTDPGLIVGTPLTIPSAGEYQLYLGYNLADANQTLGFVQQTLWIAGLLLTLLIAVVAWVIVRLVIEPIRITAETSEQLAAGRLEVRIPEKGDDILATLARSFNGMADSMQGQITQLAELSQLQQRFVSDVSHELRTPLTTIRLAGDMLYDQRDTFEPAIGRTAELLHTQTVRFEMLLGDLLEISRFDAGSADLNVESTNLVRLTEDAVDQMQPLAASAGSEIRVFAPGGYVEVELDVSRIRRILTNLLGNAIEHGEGRPIVVSVDSNISSIAVAVRDYGIGMSPEEADRVFERFWRADPSRKRTIGGTGLGLAISLEDATLHRGALEVWSASSAGSCFRLTLPRIHGHTAGTSPLPLPPDDAGQAIGELS, via the coding sequence GTGACGAGTGCGGATGCCCGGCTGGGCCGGAGCCGCATCGGGCCCTTCCTCGCCAGGGAGTGGCGCGCCTGGCCCCGGCAGTTGCGGGGTGCCTGGCGCCAGTCGTTGCAGTTCCGCACCATCGTCATCACCATCGCCCTGACCACGATCGCCCTCCTCGGGGCGGGCATCTACACCTCGGTCAGTATCGGCAACGACCTCTTCCACTCGCGCCTGAACCAGGTGCTGGCCGACTCGAATCAGGCCGCGCAGGCCGCGCAGACGATCTTCGACGCCTCCGACTCGACCTCGGAGACGTCGGTGAGCACGCTGCTCAACTCGGCCCAGTCGAAGATCACGTCGTCGTCGTCGTCCCGGCTGATCGCCATCCTGACCGCTCCCGGCAACGACCAGGGCACCACGTCGTTCCTGCCCTTCGCGAGCCCTGCGCTGAACGCGAAGGGCCTCATCTCCGACGCGCTGAAGGGCGAGGTCACCGCAGGCGCCGGCAGCCAGAACCAGTACTGGCAGTCGGTGTCGCTGCCGAACAGCACCGGGGGCACGGATCCCGGCCTGATCGTCGGAACGCCCCTCACCATCCCGAGCGCCGGCGAGTACCAGCTCTACCTCGGCTACAACCTCGCAGACGCCAACCAGACGCTGGGCTTCGTGCAGCAGACGCTCTGGATCGCCGGCCTCCTCCTGACCCTCCTCATCGCTGTGGTCGCCTGGGTGATCGTGCGGCTGGTGATCGAGCCGATCCGGATCACGGCCGAGACGAGTGAGCAGCTCGCCGCGGGCCGGCTGGAGGTGCGCATCCCGGAGAAGGGCGACGACATCCTCGCGACCCTCGCCCGCTCGTTCAACGGAATGGCCGACAGTATGCAGGGCCAGATCACCCAGCTCGCCGAACTCTCCCAGCTGCAGCAGCGTTTCGTCTCGGATGTCTCGCACGAACTCCGCACGCCGCTCACGACGATCCGGCTGGCCGGAGACATGCTCTACGACCAGCGCGACACGTTCGAACCCGCGATCGGCCGCACGGCAGAACTGCTGCACACCCAGACGGTGCGCTTCGAAATGCTGCTCGGCGACCTGCTCGAGATCAGCCGGTTCGACGCCGGTTCCGCCGACCTGAACGTCGAGTCCACCAACCTCGTGCGGCTGACCGAGGACGCGGTCGACCAGATGCAGCCGCTCGCCGCCAGCGCCGGGTCCGAGATCCGGGTGTTCGCGCCCGGCGGCTACGTCGAGGTCGAGCTCGACGTGAGCCGGATCCGCCGCATCCTCACCAACCTGCTCGGCAACGCGATCGAACACGGCGAAGGGCGGCCCATCGTGGTCTCGGTCGACAGCAACATCTCGTCCATCGCCGTCGCGGTGCGCGACTACGGCATCGGCATGAGCCCGGAGGAGGCCGACCGCGTGTTCGAACGCTTCTGGCGCGCGGATCCGTCGCGGAAGCGCACCATCGGTGGCACCGGCCTCGGCCTCGCGATCTCGCTCGAAGACGCGACCCTCCACCGGGGCGCGCTCGAGGTGTGGTCGGCGAGCAGTGCCGGCAGCTGCTTCCGTCTGACGCTGCCGCGCATCCACGGCCACACCGCGGGCACATCGCCGCTGCCCCTGCCGCCGGATGACGCGGGCCAGGCCATCGGGGAACTCTCGTGA
- the mtrA gene encoding MtrAB system response regulator MtrA encodes MDARILVVDDDPALAEMIGIVLRAEGFDPIFCADGSEALAAFQEAKPELVLLDLMLPGLDGIEVCAQIRAESGTPIIMLTAKSDTMDVVKGLESGADDYIVKPFNPKELVARIRTRLRQTPATAPSSGLLRIGDLELDIEGHEVRRGAGRINLTPLEFDLLHALSSKPQQVFTREMLLEQVWGYHYKADTRLVNVHVQRLRAKVEEDPDNPRIVMTVRGVGYRAGAVI; translated from the coding sequence ATGGATGCTCGCATACTGGTGGTCGATGACGATCCCGCTCTCGCCGAGATGATCGGCATCGTTCTGCGGGCCGAGGGTTTCGACCCGATCTTCTGCGCCGACGGCTCCGAGGCGCTCGCCGCCTTCCAGGAGGCGAAGCCCGAACTGGTGCTGCTCGACCTCATGCTCCCGGGGCTCGACGGCATCGAGGTGTGCGCGCAGATCCGTGCCGAGTCCGGTACCCCGATCATCATGCTGACCGCGAAGTCCGACACGATGGACGTGGTGAAGGGCCTCGAATCGGGCGCCGACGACTACATCGTGAAGCCGTTCAATCCGAAGGAGCTGGTGGCGCGCATCCGCACCCGGCTGAGGCAGACGCCCGCCACCGCGCCCTCCAGCGGGCTCCTCCGCATCGGCGACCTCGAACTCGACATCGAGGGGCACGAGGTGCGACGTGGAGCCGGCCGCATCAACCTCACCCCCCTCGAATTCGACCTGCTGCACGCCCTGTCGTCGAAGCCCCAGCAGGTCTTCACGCGGGAGATGCTGCTCGAACAGGTCTGGGGCTACCACTACAAGGCCGACACGCGGCTCGTGAACGTGCATGTGCAGCGCCTGCGGGCGAAGGTCGAAGAAGACCCCGACAACCCGCGCATCGTCATGACCGTTCGGGGTGTCGGCTACCGGGCCGGCGCCGTCATCTGA